A window from Thermodesulfobacteriota bacterium encodes these proteins:
- a CDS encoding phosphatidylglycerol lysyltransferase domain-containing protein — protein sequence MVPVFPNFKEITIDDRVHIERIIRAYRPTTSEWTFTNLFMWRKYYGLRWAVVDETLFCVCEADPKRVYGFQPIGVRDRKTLFAFIEWLKRKTSSKKAIIERADMRFVKEILGTQNVSVFPQRDHFDYVYSRDDLAYLRGKRYRIPRNHINRLLRIYPLEFQILERDHMEGCIEVHRRWVEKKKDPKDKSLVAEFEAVCELFDNYEKLNLIGGVILLGKKVVAFSIGEMLNDTTMVVHVEKADPEYPGLFSLINQKFSEICAKDAIYINREQDLGIPGLRRAKISYHPHHLEEKFRIEIE from the coding sequence GTGGTCCCAGTATTTCCAAACTTCAAGGAGATAACAATAGATGATAGAGTTCACATTGAGAGGATAATCAGGGCCTATAGGCCCACAACATCAGAATGGACATTCACGAACCTCTTTATGTGGAGAAAATACTATGGACTTAGGTGGGCGGTAGTCGATGAGACCCTTTTTTGCGTTTGTGAGGCGGATCCTAAAAGAGTCTATGGCTTCCAGCCTATCGGTGTAAGAGATAGAAAGACCTTGTTTGCCTTCATTGAATGGCTAAAACGAAAAACTTCGTCGAAGAAAGCGATAATAGAAAGGGCCGATATGAGATTCGTGAAAGAGATTCTCGGGACTCAAAATGTTTCGGTGTTTCCTCAAAGGGACCACTTCGATTACGTTTATTCGAGGGACGATTTAGCCTATCTCAGAGGGAAAAGGTACCGAATCCCAAGAAACCATATAAATAGGCTTTTGAGGATTTACCCTCTCGAATTCCAGATTCTGGAAAGGGATCACATGGAAGGCTGTATCGAAGTACACAGAAGGTGGGTAGAAAAGAAAAAAGACCCAAAAGACAAAAGCCTTGTTGCGGAGTTTGAGGCCGTCTGCGAGCTCTTTGACAATTATGAGAAATTGAATCTAATTGGAGGAGTAATTTTACTCGGAAAAAAGGTAGTTGCTTTTTCCATAGGCGAGATGTTAAACGACACGACCATGGTCGTCCATGTTGAAAAAGCAGACCCTGAATACCCGGGTCTTTTCAGTCTCATAAATCAGAAGTTCAGTGAAATTTGCGCAAAAGACGCAATTTACATCAATAGAGAGCAGGATCTTGGTATACCGGGACTACGAAGGGCAAAGATCTCTTACCACCCCCACCACTTGGAAGAAAAATTTCGAATTGAGATAGAATGA
- a CDS encoding FAD-dependent oxidoreductase: MERSQRIIVVGGNAAGMSAASAAKRINKSAEVIVLEKDGYISYATCSLPYFISGDVKDFEQLIVLTPDVAEKERGIKVLLHKEVIDIDVEKGKVSVKDHNDGKEEEYGFDTLVLALGASPIRPDVPGIDSEGIFTIRTLKDGLMIKEFIEKTRPKDAVIVGGGYIGIEMSESLRKRGINVTIVEKMDRILGTMEEEITQSVEEILKKHNVRILKNTSLFGFGTMNKRVTSVITDAEEILTDMVILAIGVKPNSEIALRAGITLGTANAIAVDENTRTNIENVFAAGDCAESFHLVTGKKVYIPLGTTANRQGRIAGENASGKRSLFKGVLGTAMTKVFELEVARTGISSIEAQREGIDFIKVTITGSSRSRAYPAGKTIRITYIVDKKTGLLLGAQMVGEEGVALRIDTLASCIHNRMTVHDVASIDLGYAPPFATVWDPILIAANEAIKRL, encoded by the coding sequence ATGGAAAGGAGCCAAAGAATTATCGTTGTGGGCGGAAATGCCGCAGGAATGAGTGCGGCTTCCGCAGCAAAAAGGATAAACAAAAGTGCGGAGGTTATCGTTTTAGAGAAGGATGGCTATATTTCTTATGCCACTTGTAGCCTTCCCTACTTTATCTCTGGGGACGTAAAGGATTTCGAACAGCTCATAGTCCTAACTCCAGATGTAGCCGAAAAAGAAAGGGGTATTAAGGTCCTACTTCACAAGGAGGTCATAGATATAGATGTGGAAAAAGGTAAAGTCTCGGTTAAAGATCACAACGACGGAAAAGAGGAAGAGTACGGTTTCGACACCCTTGTGCTCGCTCTAGGTGCCTCGCCAATAAGACCGGATGTGCCTGGAATAGATTCAGAGGGCATATTTACGATCAGAACGCTCAAAGACGGGCTTATGATAAAAGAGTTTATAGAAAAAACAAGGCCAAAAGATGCGGTGATTGTGGGCGGAGGCTATATTGGGATTGAGATGTCTGAAAGTTTAAGGAAAAGGGGGATCAATGTTACGATCGTCGAAAAGATGGACAGAATTTTGGGCACAATGGAGGAAGAGATAACTCAATCTGTTGAGGAGATTCTTAAAAAGCATAACGTGCGCATTCTTAAGAACACCAGCCTTTTTGGTTTTGGAACTATGAATAAAAGAGTAACCAGCGTCATCACTGATGCCGAGGAGATTCTGACGGATATGGTCATTCTTGCCATAGGGGTCAAGCCCAATTCCGAAATAGCCCTAAGGGCTGGTATAACACTCGGGACGGCCAACGCTATAGCTGTCGATGAAAACACAAGAACCAATATCGAAAACGTATTCGCTGCGGGTGACTGCGCCGAATCTTTCCATTTGGTAACAGGGAAGAAAGTGTACATCCCTCTTGGAACGACAGCAAATAGGCAAGGAAGGATAGCCGGTGAAAATGCATCAGGAAAAAGAAGCCTTTTTAAGGGAGTTTTAGGTACAGCCATGACCAAAGTGTTTGAACTTGAAGTGGCAAGGACTGGAATATCATCAATTGAGGCCCAAAGAGAGGGGATCGATTTCATAAAAGTTACAATAACTGGAAGCTCGAGAAGCAGAGCTTACCCCGCGGGAAAGACCATCAGAATAACTTACATAGTCGATAAGAAAACAGGACTTCTTCTTGGTGCGCAGATGGTAGGAGAAGAAGGTGTCGCACTACGGATAGACACATTAGCAAGCTGTATACATAATCGCATGACTGTTCATGATGTGGCCTCAATTGACCTGGGGTATGCTCCGCCTTTTGCGACCGTCTGGGACCCAATTCTAATTGCGGCAAACGAGGCCATAAAAAGACTTTAA
- a CDS encoding ZIP family metal transporter, protein MEYGPVVPAFLAGVMTWALTALGASTVFLFKSAPTKLNYLTLGFAAGVMTSASFWSLILPALEMSETFHEFKWLPVSLGFVIGVFFLRIVDYFLPHIHPYFKEGSYEGLRVDLKKYTLLFLAMTLHNIPEGLAIGVSYAASFLDPSNLSHYSPYALAFGIGLQNLPEGMAVTFPLRKSGLSNFRSFLYGQFSGAVEPVFALIGAIATSFFSSALPYVMGFAAGTMIYVVIEDLIPESQSGGNTDIPTLGFMTGFLLMMILDLSLG, encoded by the coding sequence ATGGAATATGGACCTGTAGTTCCCGCCTTTTTAGCTGGTGTTATGACATGGGCTCTTACGGCACTTGGTGCATCGACTGTTTTTTTGTTTAAAAGTGCGCCGACTAAACTAAACTATCTTACGCTCGGATTTGCAGCTGGTGTTATGACTTCTGCTAGTTTCTGGTCCCTCATCCTCCCTGCTCTTGAGATGAGTGAGACTTTCCATGAGTTCAAGTGGCTTCCTGTCTCTTTGGGATTCGTAATAGGGGTTTTCTTTTTGAGAATCGTCGATTATTTTTTACCCCATATCCATCCGTATTTCAAAGAAGGTTCCTATGAAGGATTGAGAGTCGATCTAAAAAAGTATACCTTGCTCTTTCTTGCCATGACTCTCCACAATATTCCCGAGGGTCTAGCGATAGGTGTTTCCTACGCCGCATCCTTCCTGGATCCTTCAAATCTAAGTCATTATTCTCCTTACGCCTTGGCGTTTGGAATTGGACTACAGAATTTGCCCGAAGGGATGGCAGTTACATTTCCTTTAAGAAAAAGCGGGCTTTCCAATTTTCGATCCTTTCTTTACGGACAGTTTTCAGGTGCGGTGGAACCGGTCTTTGCTCTAATTGGAGCAATTGCGACATCTTTTTTCTCTTCTGCCCTTCCCTACGTTATGGGCTTTGCCGCAGGAACAATGATTTATGTGGTCATTGAGGACCTTATACCAGAGTCCCAAAGTGGCGGAAATACAGATATACCGACTCTTGGCTTTATGACAGGATTTCTACTTATGATGATTCTAGATCTCAGCCTTGGATAA
- a CDS encoding NUDIX hydrolase — MLREWEILDSYMASDFKIFKVGVQNALCPRTGKVSQFYTIHTPPWVNVIPLTEDRKVVMIRQFRFGSQSFCLEIPGGLVDNETPEEAAKRELLEETGYSGDYVEFLGSVNPNPALFDNECSTFLVKNVKEVGKKNLDPNEDIEVVLVPLKDIPQLIMKGTINHALVVAAFCFYFLKYPENA, encoded by the coding sequence ATGCTAAGAGAATGGGAAATTTTAGACTCTTACATGGCTTCCGACTTCAAAATCTTCAAAGTAGGTGTACAGAATGCCTTATGCCCCAGGACAGGAAAGGTCTCTCAATTTTACACAATCCACACTCCCCCCTGGGTCAACGTAATCCCACTCACAGAAGACAGAAAGGTTGTAATGATAAGGCAGTTTAGGTTTGGATCTCAAAGCTTCTGCTTAGAGATTCCCGGAGGACTTGTGGATAACGAAACTCCTGAAGAAGCGGCAAAAAGAGAGTTACTGGAGGAGACTGGTTATTCGGGAGACTATGTCGAATTTCTTGGCTCTGTTAACCCAAATCCTGCCTTATTTGACAATGAGTGTAGTACGTTTCTCGTAAAAAACGTGAAAGAGGTTGGCAAAAAGAATTTGGACCCCAATGAGGACATAGAAGTAGTCCTTGTGCCCTTAAAAGACATACCTCAACTCATAATGAAAGGAACAATAAATCACGCACTTGTGGTTGCAGCTTTCTGTTTTTACTTCCTTAAATACCCCGAGAATGCCTAA
- the mobB gene encoding molybdopterin-guanine dinucleotide biosynthesis protein B produces the protein MPNRTIPILAIVGWSKSGKTTFLEKLIRAAKEKGLKVGAVKHTHHSLENEDKDTQRLANAGADPVLLVSDKFLLVTKKTERELSLEKIVDDFLGDVDIVLAEGFKGSKFPKIEVYSEKEGALFKEDPYILAVVAKEKLDTDLPVFGPDDVERVLDFIIRKFSLAP, from the coding sequence ATGCCTAATCGGACTATCCCAATCCTTGCCATCGTTGGTTGGTCAAAGAGTGGAAAAACTACGTTTCTAGAAAAACTAATTCGAGCCGCAAAAGAGAAAGGCCTAAAAGTGGGAGCGGTCAAGCATACGCATCACTCGTTAGAGAACGAAGATAAAGACACCCAAAGGCTTGCAAATGCAGGAGCTGATCCGGTACTTTTAGTCTCCGATAAGTTTCTTTTAGTCACAAAAAAGACGGAACGAGAACTTTCCCTCGAAAAAATCGTCGATGATTTTTTAGGTGATGTGGATATCGTTCTTGCGGAGGGTTTCAAAGGTTCGAAATTTCCAAAGATAGAGGTTTACTCCGAAAAGGAAGGAGCCCTCTTTAAAGAAGATCCCTATATTTTGGCAGTTGTGGCTAAAGAGAAACTCGATACCGATCTTCCGGTTTTTGGACCAGATGACGTAGAAAGGGTTCTCGATTTTATAATCCGTAAATTCTCTTTAGCTCCTTGA
- the lpxC gene encoding UDP-3-O-acyl-N-acetylglucosamine deacetylase, with protein sequence MQKILIIDDEKDILESLSSILEDEGFSVLKAEDGKKGIAVYERENPDLVILDIWMPEMDGIEVLKRIKRVNKEAKVVVISGHGNISTAVEAVKKGAIDFLEKPLSLEKVLEVIGRCLSDSKETPLKETSFEMKSILTGERTFIQKTIGKSIVLYGHGLHTGVKTGMILLPMPENTGIIFEHVPDGERIPAFIDHVYSIGYASSLKGRNCIVRTIEHLMASCHMFGITNLLVKVSEEVPILDGSAAQICEKFQEAGIVEQSAHVEPIVVKEPFVLDNLPQRKYLSIEPSDELIVDFTIESRPPINYQNYVFKGGLDEFVKEIAPSRTYGFLSDFEMLSRMGFGEGGRINNVILLDGEKVINTKLRYEDEFVRHKILDLLGDLYLLNRPVIGKITARHTGHLENIALVKELKRIYGL encoded by the coding sequence ATGCAAAAGATTCTCATAATTGACGACGAAAAAGACATACTTGAAAGTCTTTCCTCGATATTAGAGGATGAGGGCTTTTCAGTTTTAAAAGCGGAGGACGGAAAGAAAGGGATTGCCGTTTATGAAAGGGAAAATCCAGATCTCGTGATACTGGATATTTGGATGCCGGAGATGGATGGGATAGAGGTGCTAAAGAGGATTAAGAGGGTAAATAAGGAAGCTAAGGTTGTCGTTATATCCGGGCACGGTAATATCTCAACAGCCGTAGAGGCTGTTAAGAAAGGAGCGATAGACTTCCTCGAAAAGCCTTTATCCTTGGAAAAAGTGCTTGAGGTTATAGGGAGGTGTCTTAGCGATTCAAAGGAGACTCCGCTTAAGGAAACGTCCTTCGAAATGAAGTCCATCCTTACAGGCGAAAGAACCTTCATTCAAAAGACAATAGGCAAAAGCATAGTGCTTTACGGTCACGGTTTACACACAGGAGTGAAAACCGGGATGATTCTTCTTCCCATGCCTGAAAACACAGGCATAATATTTGAACATGTGCCAGATGGGGAGAGGATACCTGCCTTTATCGATCACGTATACTCTATCGGTTACGCTTCTTCTCTTAAAGGAAGAAACTGTATAGTAAGGACCATAGAACATCTCATGGCGAGCTGTCATATGTTCGGCATTACAAACCTATTAGTTAAGGTTTCCGAAGAGGTCCCTATTCTTGATGGTTCTGCTGCTCAAATATGCGAAAAGTTTCAGGAAGCTGGGATTGTAGAACAATCCGCCCATGTAGAACCGATAGTAGTAAAGGAACCTTTCGTACTCGATAACTTGCCGCAAAGGAAATACCTATCGATAGAGCCGTCCGATGAACTTATTGTAGATTTTACCATCGAGAGCCGTCCCCCTATAAACTATCAGAATTACGTCTTCAAAGGGGGGCTTGACGAATTCGTAAAAGAGATAGCACCGTCAAGGACTTACGGTTTTCTAAGTGACTTTGAGATGCTTTCGAGGATGGGTTTTGGGGAGGGAGGAAGGATAAACAACGTGATCCTTTTAGATGGAGAAAAGGTCATAAATACTAAGCTAAGATACGAGGATGAATTTGTAAGGCACAAAATCCTCGATCTACTAGGTGACCTTTACCTTCTCAATAGACCAGTCATAGGAAAAATAACGGCAAGACACACCGGACACTTAGAAAACATAGCTTTAGTCAAGGAGCTAAAGAGAATTTACGGATTATAA
- a CDS encoding PhoH family protein, which produces MDGTIEEGFLRISFEDIDTARNLFGPRDENIKYLRKHFNIKANVRGNYLTITGNKKDVETTNIVLKELHERVKKGYHVSLDDIDEVVYTVTGTRYGLAEDQIIIQPTRKIITPRSKNQREYIDAIKKHDIVIAIGPAGTGKTYLAMAMALNFYFGKEVSKIVLTRPAIEAGEKLGFLPGTMYDKVNPYLRPLYDALYDMVEFERASRLIEKGVIEIAPLAFMRGRTLNDAFIILDEAQNTLSDQMKMFLTRLGFSSKTVITGDVTQIDLPDKKLSGLVEIQTILKGIKGIRFVYFTERDVVRHPLVRKIIKAYEKRKANSSNERSERKG; this is translated from the coding sequence TTGGACGGCACGATTGAGGAAGGTTTCCTGAGGATCTCTTTTGAAGATATAGATACTGCCCGTAATCTCTTTGGTCCCCGCGATGAAAACATAAAGTACCTCCGTAAGCATTTCAACATAAAGGCGAATGTCCGTGGAAATTACTTAACAATCACAGGAAACAAAAAGGACGTTGAGACTACAAACATAGTGCTTAAAGAGCTACACGAGAGGGTGAAAAAAGGGTATCATGTCAGTTTGGACGATATAGATGAGGTTGTCTATACTGTAACGGGAACGAGATATGGGCTTGCTGAAGATCAGATAATTATCCAGCCCACAAGGAAGATTATAACGCCGAGGTCTAAGAACCAAAGGGAGTACATCGATGCCATAAAAAAACACGACATAGTAATAGCTATAGGTCCTGCTGGTACTGGAAAGACTTATCTTGCCATGGCCATGGCACTCAACTTTTACTTCGGAAAAGAGGTATCCAAGATTGTACTTACAAGACCGGCAATTGAGGCCGGAGAAAAACTCGGTTTCTTACCCGGGACCATGTACGATAAGGTTAACCCTTACTTGCGCCCCCTCTACGACGCCTTATACGACATGGTTGAGTTCGAAAGAGCGTCGAGACTTATAGAAAAGGGGGTCATAGAAATCGCTCCTTTGGCCTTTATGCGCGGAAGAACTTTAAATGACGCATTCATAATTCTCGATGAGGCTCAGAACACCCTCTCCGACCAGATGAAGATGTTTCTTACAAGGCTCGGTTTCTCTTCTAAGACAGTTATAACCGGAGACGTTACTCAGATAGATCTTCCCGACAAAAAACTAAGCGGTCTGGTTGAGATTCAAACGATACTTAAAGGGATAAAAGGAATACGCTTCGTTTACTTTACCGAAAGAGACGTTGTAAGACATCCGCTTGTAAGGAAAATAATCAAGGCGTACGAGAAAAGGAAGGCGAATAGCAGTAATGAACGCTCAGAACGGAAAGGATAG
- a CDS encoding HDIG domain-containing protein, protein MNAQNGKDRPPSSVLIKKILIFFVFSLFAALLFTAEIPLSVPEYKEGDIAKKNIKAKQETYVPELSLTLKKDEMVIREGERVSTEHLKKLNALRSKEKERPRTLLKPLFFLLFVFFFTTIIHEFAEKNIKKYQITEKDLIFALSLTLFVLSTIKAVWALSDSISPRFKTDLLYFAPVFLYGMLLRIALFSEAAFVFSSILTAITILMTYEFHFSVHVLVSSILASYFSRQCESRNTILKAGLYSSIIANLFVLLFAGITGVGTENIIYRIGFVFLSGIVSSFLALGLLPIIENLFDYTTDIKLLELANLEHPLLEQMMVNAPGTYHHSIIVGNLCKAAAESIGAHPLLARVGAYYHDIGKLKMPHYYVENRKGFEDAHKNLTPNMSALIILSHVKEGVELAEKYKLGKKIRDIIHQHHGKSLCAFFYNRAKEREDPSIQIVEEKDFRYPGPKPQTKEAGIVMLADQVEASSRVLEDPTPKRIESHVQKIIEEIFLDGQLDECELTLKDLHAIQKSFTNILTAMFHHRIEYPDRKDYASGTARQAEKTKNGQKANKKGNGRVISLFRT, encoded by the coding sequence ATGAACGCTCAGAACGGAAAGGATAGGCCTCCCTCGTCCGTTTTAATAAAAAAGATTCTCATCTTTTTCGTATTTTCCCTTTTTGCAGCCCTCCTATTTACGGCGGAGATTCCTCTCTCAGTTCCGGAGTATAAGGAGGGTGATATCGCCAAAAAAAACATAAAAGCAAAACAGGAGACATACGTTCCCGAACTTTCGCTGACCCTAAAAAAGGACGAGATGGTCATAAGGGAGGGGGAAAGGGTAAGCACGGAACATTTAAAGAAACTGAATGCCTTAAGAAGCAAAGAAAAAGAACGGCCAAGGACTTTGTTAAAACCTTTATTCTTCCTTCTTTTTGTCTTTTTTTTCACAACCATTATCCACGAATTTGCAGAAAAGAACATAAAAAAGTACCAGATCACTGAAAAAGACCTCATCTTTGCTTTATCTCTCACACTCTTTGTGCTTTCCACCATAAAAGCCGTTTGGGCACTCTCAGATTCTATTTCACCTCGATTTAAAACGGATCTTCTTTACTTCGCACCTGTATTCCTCTATGGGATGCTCTTAAGGATAGCCCTATTTTCAGAAGCGGCTTTTGTCTTTTCGTCCATACTTACGGCCATAACTATCCTTATGACCTACGAGTTCCACTTTTCCGTCCATGTATTAGTCTCATCCATTCTTGCAAGCTATTTCTCAAGACAGTGTGAAAGCAGAAACACGATTTTAAAGGCAGGTCTTTATTCTTCTATCATCGCAAATCTCTTTGTCCTTCTCTTTGCGGGTATCACTGGAGTCGGCACTGAAAATATAATTTACAGGATAGGTTTTGTCTTCTTATCCGGCATAGTGAGCAGTTTCTTAGCCCTCGGTCTTCTACCTATCATAGAGAACCTCTTCGATTACACAACAGACATAAAGCTCCTGGAGCTTGCAAATCTCGAACATCCCCTCCTCGAACAGATGATGGTGAATGCTCCAGGGACGTATCATCACAGCATAATAGTGGGAAACCTCTGTAAAGCAGCTGCGGAAAGTATCGGTGCCCATCCTCTACTTGCTAGGGTTGGAGCTTATTACCACGATATAGGAAAGTTAAAGATGCCCCACTACTACGTCGAAAATAGAAAAGGTTTTGAGGATGCGCATAAAAATCTGACCCCGAACATGAGCGCCCTTATCATCTTATCCCACGTTAAAGAAGGTGTCGAACTTGCAGAAAAGTATAAGCTTGGAAAAAAGATACGGGACATAATTCATCAGCATCACGGTAAAAGCTTATGCGCCTTTTTCTACAACAGGGCTAAAGAACGGGAAGATCCTTCGATACAGATCGTAGAAGAAAAAGACTTTCGATATCCCGGACCAAAGCCCCAGACAAAGGAGGCTGGGATAGTGATGCTTGCCGACCAGGTTGAGGCATCGAGTAGGGTTTTGGAAGATCCAACGCCTAAAAGGATAGAGTCGCACGTCCAAAAGATAATAGAGGAGATATTCCTGGACGGGCAGCTCGATGAGTGTGAATTGACTCTTAAGGATCTCCACGCGATACAAAAAAGCTTCACAAACATTCTTACAGCCATGTTCCACCACCGTATTGAATATCCGGACAGGAAAGACTATGCCAGTGGTACTGCAAGACAGGCAGAAAAGACTAAAAACGGACAAAAGGCTAATAAGAAGGGTAACGGAAGAGTTATTAGCCTTTTTAGGACTTAG
- the ybeY gene encoding rRNA maturation RNase YbeY, with product MPVVLQDRQKRLKTDKRLIRRVTEELLAFLGLSDKTLNILFTDDEGIKEFNRRFLKRDRPTNVISFSYLKQEDLLFTQNIMGDIIISLERAAKEAEGANIPFYQRLFELIIHGILHIIGYDHEESERERRRMRYMEKKLMNLLKSTSIYGQIPDSEKSKFKS from the coding sequence ATGCCAGTGGTACTGCAAGACAGGCAGAAAAGACTAAAAACGGACAAAAGGCTAATAAGAAGGGTAACGGAAGAGTTATTAGCCTTTTTAGGACTTAGCGATAAGACACTTAACATTCTTTTTACGGATGACGAGGGTATAAAAGAATTCAATAGAAGGTTCCTAAAGAGGGATCGGCCAACAAACGTCATTTCTTTTTCGTATCTCAAACAAGAAGATTTGCTTTTCACTCAGAATATTATGGGAGACATAATAATCTCTCTAGAGAGAGCTGCCAAAGAGGCAGAAGGCGCAAACATTCCCTTCTATCAGCGACTTTTTGAACTTATAATTCACGGCATTTTGCACATAATCGGTTACGACCATGAAGAGAGCGAAAGAGAAAGGCGAAGGATGAGGTATATGGAGAAAAAGCTTATGAATCTTTTAAAATCAACATCAATCTATGGACAAATTCCGGATTCTGAGAAATCGAAGTTTAAGTCCTGA
- the lnt gene encoding apolipoprotein N-acyltransferase — protein MVLSQPPFPFFFLAYFCLVPLFYSMRRDGSKADFFFGLKSGIVAYIGLLYWVVIAMTKYGGINLLSSMACMLLLSTYLALYVGAFTYISSLTESVLRIPVYFSAPFFWTLLEYLRTYMLTGFPWSLLAYSQYNFLPFIQICSFAGPYYVSYVIVSINCLLFLLLTRNLKSKAEFFFSVFVTMLVVVTIFYGLIRLISDEEMKSTKIVSVIQASIRQDVKWTDEYKLETLKKHISITLGVPQESNLIVWPETALPFTLEEGGLMVDEFSKFVRILNVPLLVGALSRDETKKLYNSAFLFDSYGKVIGIYRKVHLVPFGEYTPLIEYFPFLEKISVAGEDFSPGKSHEPLLLPGFGRIGVLICYEGIFPQISRKTVIEGAEILINLTNDAWYDRSSAPYQHFAFYIFRAIETDRFVVRSANTGISAVIDPKGRVISKTSLFTEEILTSKISLRKGETFYVKYGDWFIALVAFALFITVAFRSLSHKYLWK, from the coding sequence ATGGTCCTTTCACAACCGCCTTTTCCTTTTTTCTTTCTTGCTTATTTTTGTCTCGTTCCCCTTTTTTACTCAATGAGACGGGACGGGTCGAAAGCTGATTTTTTTTTCGGTCTCAAATCTGGAATCGTTGCCTACATTGGGCTCCTCTATTGGGTCGTGATTGCAATGACAAAGTACGGTGGAATAAATCTTCTATCGAGTATGGCCTGTATGCTTCTACTCTCAACCTATCTGGCTTTGTATGTTGGTGCGTTTACCTACATATCAAGCCTCACGGAGTCAGTACTCCGAATACCTGTTTATTTTTCTGCACCTTTTTTCTGGACACTTTTAGAGTATTTGAGGACCTATATGCTCACTGGTTTTCCGTGGTCGCTTTTGGCCTACTCTCAATACAATTTTCTTCCCTTTATTCAAATATGCTCCTTTGCGGGTCCTTACTACGTTTCTTATGTCATAGTATCGATTAACTGCCTGCTCTTTCTACTTTTGACTAGAAATTTAAAATCCAAGGCGGAGTTCTTTTTTTCTGTCTTTGTTACTATGCTCGTTGTCGTTACGATTTTTTATGGTCTTATAAGGCTAATTTCGGATGAAGAAATGAAAAGCACAAAAATTGTTTCGGTAATTCAGGCATCCATACGTCAAGATGTTAAATGGACTGATGAGTATAAATTGGAAACTTTAAAAAAACATATATCGATAACGTTGGGTGTACCGCAAGAAAGTAACCTTATAGTCTGGCCCGAGACAGCACTGCCTTTTACCCTTGAGGAAGGAGGTTTGATGGTAGACGAGTTTTCGAAGTTTGTGCGAATCCTTAACGTTCCCCTCCTTGTGGGAGCCCTCTCAAGGGATGAGACGAAAAAACTTTACAACTCAGCTTTTCTTTTCGATTCCTATGGAAAAGTCATCGGTATTTACAGGAAAGTCCATTTGGTACCATTCGGAGAATATACACCCCTTATAGAATACTTTCCTTTCCTTGAGAAAATTAGCGTAGCAGGCGAGGATTTTAGCCCAGGAAAGAGCCACGAGCCCCTACTGTTACCTGGATTTGGCAGAATCGGCGTTCTTATCTGTTACGAAGGGATCTTTCCCCAGATATCGAGAAAGACTGTGATCGAGGGAGCCGAAATCCTTATAAACCTAACTAACGATGCCTGGTACGACAGAAGCTCTGCTCCCTACCAGCATTTTGCTTTTTACATTTTTCGAGCCATTGAAACAGATAGGTTCGTAGTAAGATCCGCAAATACAGGGATAAGCGCGGTAATAGATCCCAAAGGAAGAGTCATATCTAAGACTTCTTTGTTCACGGAGGAGATCCTTACATCCAAAATTTCTCTAAGGAAAGGAGAGACGTTCTATGTGAAGTATGGGGACTGGTTCATAGCTCTCGTCGCTTTTGCACTTTTTATCACAGTTGCTTTTAGATCACTTTCTCATAAATACCTCTGGAAGTAG